One genomic window of Thalassolituus hydrocarboniclasticus includes the following:
- the pdxA gene encoding 4-hydroxythreonine-4-phosphate dehydrogenase PdxA: MTLRLAITVGEPAGIGPDLCIQIAQQPHSCERVVIADPDLLMQRAEQLGLPLRLREFDPAAEAMASTAGELTVCPVSLRAPVRAGQLDKANSAYVLETLRVAVQGALDKHWAGMVTAPVHKGIINDAGIAFSGHTEYFRDYCGVEEVVMMLATSDLRVALVTTHLPLRAVADAITPDRIKRVTRILHHDLQTFFGVAKPRILVAGLNPHAGEDGHLGREELDIIIPTLEQLRDEGMDLIGPLPADTLYTPKHLQQADATLAMYHDQGLPVLKFHGFGRAANITLGLPVIRTSVDHGTALDLAATGQADSGSLLTAIEVALQMAN; this comes from the coding sequence ATGACGCTGCGCCTGGCCATTACCGTCGGAGAGCCTGCAGGCATTGGTCCGGATCTGTGCATTCAGATTGCACAACAGCCGCATAGCTGCGAACGCGTCGTCATTGCCGACCCGGATCTGTTAATGCAGCGCGCAGAGCAGCTTGGCCTGCCACTGCGTCTGCGTGAGTTTGACCCGGCCGCTGAAGCCATGGCCAGCACCGCCGGCGAGCTGACCGTCTGTCCGGTCAGCCTGCGTGCTCCGGTACGTGCCGGACAACTCGACAAAGCCAACAGCGCCTATGTGCTGGAAACCCTGCGCGTCGCCGTACAGGGCGCACTGGATAAACACTGGGCCGGTATGGTGACCGCCCCGGTGCACAAAGGCATTATCAATGACGCCGGCATCGCCTTCAGTGGTCATACCGAATACTTCCGCGACTACTGTGGCGTTGAAGAAGTGGTGATGATGCTGGCCACCAGCGATCTGCGCGTGGCCCTGGTAACCACTCACTTACCGCTGCGCGCCGTCGCCGATGCCATTACCCCGGATCGCATCAAACGCGTAACCCGTATTCTGCATCACGATCTGCAAACCTTCTTTGGTGTCGCCAAACCGCGCATTCTGGTTGCCGGTCTGAATCCGCATGCCGGAGAAGATGGCCATCTTGGCCGTGAAGAGCTGGATATTATTATTCCGACCCTTGAGCAGCTGCGCGATGAAGGCATGGATCTGATTGGCCCACTGCCCGCCGATACCCTCTATACTCCCAAGCATCTGCAACAGGCGGACGCAACCCTGGCCATGTATCACGATCAGGGCCTGCCGGTGCTCAAGTTTCACGGCTTCGGCCGCGCCGCCAATATAACCCTGGGACTTCCCGTAATCCGGACTTCGGTCGATCATGGTACGGCGCTCGATCTTGCCGCTACCGGACAGGCTGACAGCGGCAGCCTGCTGACCGCCATCGAAGTCGCACTGCAAATGGCAAACTGA
- the rsmA gene encoding 16S rRNA (adenine(1518)-N(6)/adenine(1519)-N(6))-dimethyltransferase RsmA, with protein MTRHNSKAPGNAHKAQGHVPKNQGHVPKAQGHKARKRFGQNFLHDHHVIDKIVRAINPKHSDALVEIGPGMGALTEPLLDACGKLDVVELDRDLIPILRTKFFNFPEFRIHEGDALKFDFSQLLQPGQQLRIVGNLPYNISTPLIFHFLSHHTIVQDMHFMLQKEVVDRLASGPGTSDYGRLGIMAQYYCKVEPLFIVGPGSFNPPPKVDSAIVRMSPYDVLPFPAKDTKTLERVVREAFSMRRKTLRNTLKNLISAEQLEAIGIDTTLRPERLTLEEYVRIADAVYELQQADADAAPDANADDSGEQA; from the coding sequence ATGACAAGACACAACTCCAAAGCTCCGGGCAATGCCCATAAGGCTCAGGGTCACGTACCTAAAAATCAGGGTCACGTTCCGAAAGCCCAGGGCCATAAAGCCCGTAAGCGCTTTGGTCAGAACTTCCTGCACGACCATCATGTGATTGATAAGATCGTGCGTGCTATCAACCCGAAGCACAGCGATGCGCTGGTCGAAATCGGCCCAGGTATGGGCGCCCTGACCGAACCATTGTTAGACGCCTGCGGTAAGCTCGACGTGGTTGAACTCGACCGCGACCTGATCCCGATTCTGCGCACCAAGTTTTTTAACTTTCCGGAATTCCGTATCCACGAAGGCGATGCGCTGAAGTTCGATTTCAGCCAATTGCTGCAACCGGGTCAGCAACTGCGGATTGTCGGCAACCTGCCGTACAACATTTCCACGCCGCTGATTTTCCACTTCCTGTCCCATCACACCATCGTGCAGGACATGCACTTTATGCTACAGAAAGAAGTGGTTGATCGCCTGGCGTCCGGCCCCGGTACTTCCGACTACGGCCGCCTGGGCATCATGGCGCAGTACTACTGCAAGGTGGAGCCGCTGTTTATCGTTGGCCCGGGCTCGTTTAATCCGCCGCCCAAGGTCGATTCCGCCATCGTGCGCATGAGCCCCTACGATGTGCTGCCTTTCCCGGCGAAAGACACCAAAACACTGGAACGCGTGGTGCGCGAAGCCTTCAGCATGCGCCGTAAAACCCTGCGCAATACCCTGAAAAACCTGATCAGCGCCGAACAGCTGGAAGCCATTGGTATTGATACCACGCTGCGCCCGGAGCGTCTGACGCTGGAAGAATACGTGCGCATCGCCGATGCCGTTTACGAACTGCAG